CGAGGGGACCTGGATCGACGATCCGGGCCCCTTCCGTCGCGCGCCGGCCGTTCACGGCACCGGCTGCGCCCGGCAGTCCGGTGGTGATGGCCTTCCGCGCCCAGGCGTAGTGGTTCCCGCCGCACTCGAGGCAGAACTCCCCGAGGTGCGACCCCCGGGTCCACGGGTACGCCTCGACGTCGAACAGCTCCTCGTCGGAGTGGGCCCGCAGCAGGCGCTGCAGACCCGCGTGGGAGAGGTCGAGGCGGTACTCGACGTCTTCGAGCGTCGCGTGCTGCCAGCGATCGCGGAGCACGACGTTGAGAGCGTCGAGCTCGCGCCAGGAGTACCCGTCGGCGGGAATCGCGGGCGAGCCGCCGATCATTCCGTCCTCGTACCAGCCCTCGAGAAGCAGATGCCAGGCGAGCAGGTGGGCGAGGACGTCGCGCACATTGCGGTCGCGAGCGTCGCCCGCGAACGCCTCGTCGATGCGCCCGTCGACGCGCAGCTGATCGACGAGCGCCTTGAGCTGCGCGAATTCATCGTCGTTGCGCTGGATGAGAGCATCCCGCTGGTCCGTCGCCATCCGGTTCCCGCCTTCCCGCCACCTCGCGTGGCCGCCCCGCAGCCCGTGCTCACGATACGCTCGCGCGTTGCCGCGCGCGCCGAGGCCTCATCCTTCGCGGCGGAGGCCCGTCCACTCCCGCAGCCGCTCGAGGGGCCACGTCGTCACGATCCGCTCGGCCGGGACCCCGAGTCGCTCGGCGCGCTCGGCGCCGTAGTCGATGAGCGAGAGCTGCCCCGGCGCGTGAGCGTCCGAGTCGATCGAGAAGAGGCATCCGAGCTCCATCGCGAGGCCGATCATCCCGTCGGGCGGGTCCTGGCGCTCGGGGCGGGAGTTGATCTCGACCGCGACGCCGTGCGCGGCGCAGGCCTCGAACACCGCCTCGGCGTCGAACGTGGACTGCGGGCGCGTGCCGCGAGAGCCCTCCACCAGGCGGCCCGTCACGTGCCCGAGCACGTCGACGCGGGGGTTCGACACCGCTGCGACGAGTCGGCCCGTCATGGGCGCCTTCTCCATCCGCAGCTTCGAGTGCGCCGACGCGACGACGATGTCGAGCTCGTCGAGGAGATCGGGCTCTTGGTCGAGCTCGCCCGCGTCGAGGATGTCGACCTCGATGCCCCACAGGAGCGTGAAGCCGTCGCGGCTCTCGGCGGCGACGACGCCGCGCTGCTCCCGCAGGCGCTCGGGAGAGAGGCCGTTCGCCACGCGCAGGCGCGGCGAGTGGTCGGTGAGCGCAAGGTACTCGTGCCCCAGCGACCGACCGGCAGCGGCCATCAGCTCGATCGAGGTGAGGCCGTCGGACCACTCGCTGTGGCTGTGCAGGTCGCCCTTGAGGAGCTTGCGCAGCGTCGATGCCCGCTCGACTCCGGCGCGCTCGCGCAGATCGACGAGGTAACCCGGCGTTCCGCCCTCCAGCGCCTCCTGGATGACCGCGAAGGTCGAGTCGCCGATGCCCTTGCGACGGCGGAGGGATGCGGCATCCCGGAGCTCCTCATCCGTCAGGCCGGCGATCGCGTCGGCTGCCGCGCGGAACGCCTTGGACTTGTACCGCGACGCACGTTCGCGCTCGAGGAGCGTCGCGATCTCGGTGAGGGCGTCGTACGGGTTCACGGCGTCTGTCGCGGTCCTGCGGTCCGTCGGGCCGCGCTCATGGGGCGGCGGCGAAGGCGGTCCGCTTGATCACGACGGGCGTGTCGGCGAGGCGGCGGATGGCCCATCCGAACAGGATCGCGAGGACGCCGACGGCGGCCGCGAAGAGGCACACCCCGTACGCCACCACCGAGGTGTAGAGCGATGCGCGGAGGAACGATGCCTGCATGACGGTGTTGCGCACCGGGTCGTCCTGGTCGAGTTCGGCGTAGGTCTTGCCGCCGGATGCCTCGAGCGCGTGTTTGTTGATGGTCTCGGCCTGCACGTACGCCGTGAGGGGGCCGGTCACCTGCTGACCCGCGAACGCCGAAGCGTCGTCGGGGACGGTGATGTTCTCGGCGGTGAGCTGGCTCGTCACCGCGATCCAGGCGATGATCGCGACGACGATCAGGAGGATGCCGGCGAGGATGCCGAGGATCCCCGCCGCCTTCACGAGGCCCACCCTCTTCACGGGCGGTTCGATCGCGTCGGCGGTGGCAGGTGCGTCGGTCATGTCGTCCTCCTCGGCGGGATGGCAGCTCCACGGGACACGCTAGCGGCGCCGTCCTCCGGGGCGGAAGAGCAGCCGCAGCGTGTCCGATGGCGCCGGATCAGCCCGCGAAGGAGCGAGTGGCGGTGACCCAGTCGTCGAGCTTCGCGGCGGCCCCGCCGTCGTCGATCGCCGCTGCAGCGTCGTCCCGCGCCTCGGCGAGGCGCTCGAGGATCGGACGCTGGACCTGCGTGGCATCCCGGAAGAGCCGGTAGGCCACGATGCCCGCCGCCGCGTTGAGGAGGACGATGTCGCGGACGGGGCCCTGCTCTCCGGCGAACACGCGGTGGACGACGGCGGCATTGTGCGCGGGGTCTCCGCCGAGGAGGTCACCGATCTCGGCGAGCGGGATGCCGAGGTCGCGCGGGTCGAGGTCGTGCTCGTGGATGTCGCCGCGGCTGACTTCCCACAGTCGCGAGTGGCCCGTCGTGGTGAGCTCGTCGAGCCCGTCGTCGCCGCGGAAGACGAGCGCCGTCGCACCGCGGGTCTGGAACACGCCGGTGATGAGCGGCACGCGGTCGAGGTGCGCGACGCCGACCGCGTTGGCCTCGGCGCGGGCGGGGTTGCACAGGGGACCGAGGAAGTTGAAGACGGTAGGCACGCCGAGCTCGGCGCGGGTGGGCCCGGCGTGCCGGAAGCCCGGGTGGAACGCGGAGGCGAACGCGAAGGTGATCCCGGCCCGGCCGAGCACCTCGGCGACCGAGTCCGGCGAGAGCGACAGATCGATGCCGAGCGCGCTCAGGACATCGCTCGACCCCGATGCCGAGCTCGCCGCCTTGTTGCCGTGCTTGACGACGGGGACTCCGGATGCCGCGGCCACGACGGCCGCCATGGTCGAGACGTTGACCGTGCCGAAGCGGTCGCCGCCCGTGCCCACGATGTCGAGGACGGCGGCGTCGACCGGCAGGGGCAGCGCGGCCTCGAGGATGGCGTCGCGGAACCCGACGATCTCGTCGACGGTCTCGCCCTTCGCCCGGAGCGCGACAAGGAATCCGCCGAGCTGCGAAGGCGTCGCCTCGCCCCTCATGATCTTGCGCATCGCCCACGTCGACTCAGAGACGCTCAGGTCGCGCTTGTCGAGCAATGTCGTGAAGATCTCGGGCCAGGTGTACAGCTCCGCCATAAGCCAGAAGCCTAGTCGGCGCCCTCCCAGGGCCCGCGGATGTGACGTCGGCCCGCGCACACCTCCCCCATGCCGAACTCACGGCGTTCTCTTAGGTGCGCCTAAGTTCGATCGAACCGAAATCGATCCCTCCCAGTGCGAATCTCCCCCTCGGAAGTCAGCCATAATGGGGAGCGTGACGACCACGCAAGCGACCTATTCCCAGGCGATGCGGTCCGTCAAGCGACCCGATCCGGTCGCCGTCGGAACCATCGTGTGGCTCGGCAGCGAGGTGATGTTCTTCGCGGGTCTCTTCGCGATCTACTTCACGCTGCGCAACACCTCCCCCGATCTGTGGGCCGAACGCACCGTCCTGCTCAACATCCCCTACGCGACGGTGAACACGATCATCCTCGTGCTCTCGTCCGTCACGTGCCAGATGGGCGTATTCGCCGCCGAGCGCTTCCAGTCCTATCGGACGGGCGGGTTCTTCGACGTCCGCAAGTGGGGCATGGTCGAGTGGTTCTACCTGACGTTCATCATGGGCGCGATCTTCGTTTCCGGTCAGGTCTGGGAGTACGCACAGCTCGTCACCGAGGGGATGCCGATCAATGCGGACTCGTACGCGTCGGCGTTCTACCTCACGACGGGCTTCCACGCGCTCCACGTCACGGGCGGGCTCATCGCGTTCCTGCTCGTGATCGGCCGCGCGTACGCCGTCAAGAACTTCGGGCGCAAGGAGATGACGACCTCGATCGTCGTCTCGTACTACTGGCACTTCGTGGATGTCGTGTGGATCGCCCTGTTCCTCGTCATCTACTTCCTGAAATAGAGCGGAGCTGTACCCCGACATGGCACGAGTGACCAAGCGCCGCTCCAACGGACGCCGCAGCCCCTGGGCCGCAGCGGCCCTCATCGGCATCGGCCTGCTCCTGACCGGAGGCGTCTACGCGGGCGCCTCGGCCGCGATGGCGAGCACCGGCGACACCCAGGTGAAGTCGGCCCTCACGGTCGAGGACGGCAAGAAGCTGTTCCAGGCCAACTGCGCGACCTGCCACGGCATGGACCTGCAGGGCACCGAGGCCGGCCCGTCGCTCTACGGAGTCGGTGAGCTCGCCGTCGAGTTCCAGGTCTCCACCGGGCGCATGCCGCTCGCGGCCCAGGCGCCGCAGGCTCCGCAGAAGCCCGTGCAGTTCACCGAGGACGAGATCAAGGCGATGGCCGCCTATGTGCAGGATCTCGCTCCCGGCCCCACGTACCCGTCCGAGGAGATCCTCGACGGCAAGGGCGACGTCGCCCGCGGTGCGGAGCTCTTCCGCATCAACTGCGCCATGTGCCACAACGTCGCCGGCGCCGGCGGCGCTCTCACCGAGGGCAAGTACGCACCGGCGCTCCACGAGACCAGCGCGCTGCACATGTATGCGGCGATGGTCACCGGACCCCAGAACATGCCGGTCTTCAGCGACATGAACCTCACGACGGAGGACAAGCGCGACATCATCTCGTCGCTGCTCTTCCAGCAGGATTCGGTGTCGGTGGGTGGCTTCACACTGGGATCGCTCGGTCCTGTCTCGGAGGGTCTGTTCATCTGGATCTTCGGCATCGGGACGCTCATCGCGATCACCGTGTGGATCACCGCGAAGTCCAACTGACGTATCACTGACGAGAGCACCAAGAGGAGAACCATGGACCACGAGGACGACCCGCTCGAGCACGAGAGGGCTTCCTGGAAGCCTTCGTCGGGGCTCGCGGTCGCGGTCCCCGACAAGGTGCTGACACCGGAGCTCCCGCCGCACCGCGAGCGGATGACCGACAAAGACCCGGCCGCCATGAAGCGCGCCGTGCGCACGGTGTACACGCTGTTCTACCTGTCGGTCGCCGCCAGCATCTGGGCGATCGCGGCCTACATGCTGTTCCCGATCGAAGACGGCTCGCTCGTCAGCGTTCGCGACAACAACCTCTTCGTCGGCCTCGGCATCGCCCTCGCCCTCCTGGCCATCGGCATCGCCGGGATCCACTGGTCCAAGGCGATCATGTCCGACAAGGAGTTCATCGAGCCCCGTCACGCGACGCGCGGCCGTGACTCCACGCGCGCGGCAGCGGTCAAGGCGTTCGAGGACGCCAACGAGGAGTCCGGCTTCGGCCGCCGCGCGATGATCCGCAACTCGCTCATCGCCGCCGTGGTGGCGTCGGTGCTCCCTGGGGTGACGCTGTTCCGCGGTCTCGCCCCGCAGAACGTCAACCCCGTAGAAGAGCTCAGCCACACGATGTGGGAGAAGGGCATGCGCCTCGCACGCGACCCCGAGGGCACGCCCATCCGCGCGTCCGAGGTCACCCTGGGCTCGGCCTTCCACGTCATCCCCGAGGCTCTCGCCGACGTCGACCACAGCGAGGGCTACCTCGAGGCCAAGGCGAAGGCGATCGTCCTGCTGATGCGTCTGCTGCCCGAGCAGCTCCCTCCGAGCGAGAACAAGATCGAGTGGTCGTACGACGGGATCGTCGCCTACTCCAAGGTCTGCACGCACGTCGGCTGCCCCGTGGCCCTCTACGAGCAGCAGACCCACCACCTGCTGTGCCCGTGCCACCAGTCGCAGTTCGACGTGTCGCGCAGCGCAGCGGTCATCTTCGGCCCTGCGGCCCGCCCGCTCCCGCAGCTGCCCATCACCGTCGACGACGAGGGCTACCTGGTCGCGCAGAGCGACTTCACCGAACCCGTCGGCCCGAGCTTCTGGGAGCGCCATTGAGTACCGGGACTCACCCCACTGAGAACGTGACGCTCGAACCCGCGAGCGCACCCGGCCCGACGCGCGACAAGCCTCTCGGCGGACGCTTCGTCGGCGCCGCGTCGAACTACATCGACGAGCGCACGAGTCTCTCCGGCTTCGTCAAGGAGCTCGGCCGCAAGATCTTCCCCGACCACTGGTCGTTCATGCTCGGCGAGATCGCGCTGTGGAGCTTCGTCGTCGTGCTGCTCTCGGGCACGTTCCTGACGTTCTTCTTCCAGGCCTCGATGGTCCCGACCCACTACACGGGTGCGTACCTCCCGATGCGCGGCGTCGAGATGTCGGCGGCGCTCGACTCCACCCTTCGCCTGTCGTTCGACATCCGAGGCGGGCTGCTCGTCCGTCAGATCCACCACTGGGCGGCTCTGACGTTCGTCGCAGGCATCGGCGTGCACATGCTCCGGGTGTTCTTCACCGGCGCGTTCCGCAAGCCCCGCGAGCTCAACTGGGTCATCGGCTTCGTCCTGTTCATCCTCGCGATGGGCGAGGGCTTCACGGGCTACTCACTGCCGGACGACCTGCTCTCGGGCAACGGCCTCCGCATCATCGACGGCATGATCAAGGGCATCCCGCTCATCGGCACGTGGACCTCGTTCCTCCTCTTCGGCGGCGAGTTCCCCGGGGACCAGATCGTGGGCCGCCTCTACACGCTGCACATCCTGCTGCTGCCCGCGATCCTCGTCGGCCTGCTCGTGGTGCACCTCATGCTCATGGTCATCAACAAGCACACGCAGTTCGCCGGGCCCGCGCGCTCCAACAGCAATGTCGTGGGCTACCCGATGATGCCGGTGTACATGACCAAGATGGGCGGGTTCCTCTTCCTGACCTTCGGTGTCATCGTCCTGATCGCCTCGCTCTTCACGATCAACCCGATCTGGAACTACGGTCCGTACGACCCCTCCCCCGTCTCGGCCGGTACGCAGCCCGACTGGTACATCGGATTCGCCGACGGCATGCTGCGCCTCATCCCGCCGCACCTCGAGACGTACTGGTTCGGCTTCACGTGGTCGTGGAACATCCTGATCCCGCTCGGCGTGATCGGCCTGTTCATCGTGCTGGTGCTCATCTACCCGTTCATCGAGGCGTGGATCACGGGCGACAAGCGCGAGCACCACATCGCGCAGCGTCCCCGCAACGCGGCGACCCGCACGGCGATCGGCGCCGCCGGCGTCACGTTCTACGCGGTCATGTGGGCGGCGGCTTCGTCCGACCTCATCGCGACGCACTTCAAGCTCACGATGGAGGGCGTGATCCACACCCTCCAGGCGCTGCTCATCCTCGGGCCGATCATCGCCTACTTCGTGACGAAGCGCATGTGCATCGCGCTGCAGAAGAAGGACCGCGAGATCCTGCTCCACGGCTACGAGTCGGGCCGCATCGTCCGTCTCCCCGGCGGGGAGTACATCGAGGTGCACCAGCCGGTCGACCAGTTCGACCGCTGGAAGCTCGTCGAGTACGACGCCTACGAGCCGCTTGTGGTGCGCCCCAACTCGCGTGGTCGCATCCCGTGGCACGAGAACCTGCGTGCGGCGATCTCGCGCTGGTTCTTCGAGGATCGCCTCACGCCGGTGACCCAGGCCGAGCTCGACGCCGCCTCGGCGCACCAGCACCACGAGCTCGACCACATCGCCGACGAGAAGGATCTCGAGATCCAGGGCGCTCACGAGCGGGCCGGCGTGCCGGACGCCCCGCACGTCCCGATCGACGACGGCCGCCACGGCGAGACCGCGAACCGTCCCTCGAACGTCATCATCCCCGATGACGACGACTCGAACGGCCGCAGGCCCAAGAGCAGCTGAGTCTGCATCGGACGGATGCCCCGACACTCCCCTCGTGGGGGTGCCGGGGCATCCGTCATTCTGCGCGAAACGCTCCCCGCCGAGGTCGGCAGGAATCCGACCATCCACGTCCTCCCCGGGCGGTCCGGATCCGGATCCCCCTGATTAGCGTGGAGGCATGACCGAAGCGCTCGACTACTTCTCCGCCAAGCTCCGCCTCGAGACCGACGCCTCCGACGTCTACGAGGCACAGAAAGATGGTGAGGAGTTCGTCCTCGTCGATGTGCGCGGCGACGAGGCATGGGCTCAGGGACGCATCGCGGGTGCGGTGCACATGCCGTACCGGCAGATCGCCGAGCGTGCACCTCTTGAGCTCTCGAAGGACGTTCCCGTCGTCGTCTACTGCTGGAGCCCGGGCTGCAACGCCGCCACCAAGGGCGCGGTCGAGTTCGCCAAGCTGGGATACGCGGTACGGGAGATGATCGGCGGTTACGAGTACTGGGTGCGCGAGGGCCAGCCGACGGAGAACGACGAGGGCGCGCTCCCCCGCGTCTTCGATCCGCAGGTCAGAGTCGTGCGGGAGCGCGTCGGCGGCTGACTGCCTGCCCGCGCCGGCTCACGCGACCTACCGCGCCGGCTCAGGCCGACTCGAGTCCCTCGTCGAGGGACTCGATGAAGCGCCCCGACGCGGATCCGTAGAACGCAGGACGGTGAGCCCATTCGGGATCATCCACGATGTCGGCCACCACGACTGTGACGTTGTCCCGCGTGCCTGCGGCCAGCGCAAGCGCGACGATGCTGTCCGCGGCGGCCTGGGCATCGCCTACGGCGAGGAGACCGATGATCTCCTGGTCGGGCACGTAGTCGCTCAGGCCGTCGCTGCAGAGCATCCAGCGGTCGCCCGCGCGGGCCGGCCGTTCGATCAGAGCGATGCGGTCGTCCTCGGCGCCGCGGAGGGAGGCGGTGATGACATTGCGGTGCGGGTGGAACGCGGCATCCGCCGGCTGGACGACTCCACTGTCGATGAGGAGCTGGACGAACGAGTCGTCGCGTGTCTCACGCGACATGGCACCGTCGCGCAGCAGGTAGGCGCGTGAGTCGCCCGTATGGGCGAGCAGCAGGATGCCCGCAGGGCTGACGAAGAGGCCTGTGAAGGTCGTGGCCATGCCGTCGAGCGAGGGATCTCGTTCGACGAGGGCTCTGAGGTCCCAGTTCGCGATGCGCAGCAGAGTCGCGAGCTGCTCGACATCGACCGGGCCGCGGGCGCCGGCGACGAGCCGGTGGACGAACACCGACGACGCGATGTCGCCGGCGGGACCGCCCCCGACGCCATCGGCGACGGCAGCAGCCCAGGCGGCCGTGAACGCGGCGTCCTGATTGACGCTGCGGTGCGGGCCGACGTCTGATGCCGCCGCTGCGCGGAGCCCGAAGCTCGGTGAGATGATCGGCCGCTCAGCGCGCGAAGTGGCCGCGGTAGTACTCGTAGACCCAGCCGACGATCGCCACGACGAAAACGGCGAGACCGATCGGGAAGAGCCACACGCCGACGGCGAGCCCGAGGATGCCGAGAGCCGCCGCGAAGGCCAGCACGATGGGCCACCAGGACCACGGGCTGAACTCGCCGAGCTCCGGGTCGCCGTCGTCGATGTCGGCCGTCAGGACGTCCTCGGGCAGCTCGCCGCGCTGAGCACGATGCACGCGGCCGATGTAGAACGCGATGAGCGCTCCCATGAACGACGTGAACAGCAGTGCGACGCTGCCGACCCACTCGATCCGGTGGTACCACTCGGGCGCATCCGGATGCGCGATGATGCTCCAGGTCGAGTACACGACCGCCATGAGCAGGAAGAAGCCGCTCAGCAGCCACCAGAGACCGACGTTGGTGCGCACGTTACTTGACCTCTCCCTGAGCGGTGTCGACGACGGGGGCGTCGGGCGCGTCCTTGGCCGGGCCGACGCCGACCGGGATGCCGGCCTCGGGGTGGTTCAGGTCGAAGGCGGGACGCTCGCTGCGGATGCGCGGGATCGACGTGAAGTTGTGACGGGGCGGCGGGCACGAGGTCGCCCACTCGAGCGACGCGCCGTAGCCCCACGGGTCGTTGACGGTCACCTTGGGCGCCTTGCGGGCCGTGATCCACACGTTGAAGAGGAACGGGATCATCGACGCACCGAGGATCACGGCGCCGATCGTCGACACCTGGTTCTGCCAGGTGAAGCCGTCCTGCTCCGAGTAGTCGGCGTAGCGGCGCACCATCCCGTCGACGCCCAGCCAGTGCTGGATGAGGAACGTCATGTGGAAGCCGATGAACAGCATCCAGAAGTGCACGTATCCGAGTCGCTCGTTGAGCATGCGACCGGTCCACTTGGGCCACCAGAAGTAGAAGCCCGAGAACATCGCGAACACGACGGTGCCGAACACGACGTAGTGGAAGTGCGCGACGACGAAGTACGAGTCGGAGAGGTGGAAGTCGAGCGGAGGCGACGCGAGGATGACGCCGGTGAGGCCGCCGAAGACGAACGAGACGAGGAAGCCCAGAGCGAAGATCATCGGGGTCTCGAATGTGACCGAGCCGCGCCACATCGTGCCGATCCAGTTGAAGATCTTCACACCCGTGGGGACCGCGATCAGCATCGTCATGAGCGCGAAGAACGGCAGCAGGACGGCGCCCGTGACGTACATGTGGTGAGCCCACACCGCGACCGAGAGCGCCGCGATCGCGATCGTCGCGTAGACGAGCGTCTTGTAGCCGAAGATCGGCTTGCGGCTGAACACCGGGAACACCTCGGAGACGATGCCGAAGAACGGCAGCGCGATGATGTACACCTCGGGGTGGCCGAAGAACCAGAACAGGTGCTGCCACAGCAGGACGCCGCCGTTGGCGGGGTCGTAGATGTGCGCGCCGAGGACGCGGTCGGCGGCTGCTGCCAGGATCGCCGCGGCCAGCACGGGGAACGCCATCAGCACCAGGATGCTCGTGATGAGCGTGTTCCAGGAGAAGATCGGCATGCGCCACATCGTCATGCCCGGGGCACGCATCGTGATGATCGTGGTGACGAAGTTCACGGCGCCCAGGATCGTTCCGAAACCGCTCATGCCGAGGCCGAGCATCCAGAGATTGCCGCCGATGCCTGGCGAGAAGCTCGCGTTGGCGAGGGGCTGATACGCGAACCAGCCGAAGGCGGCCGCACCCTGCGGGGTGAGGAAGCCGGCGACGGCGATCGTCGAGCCGAAGAGGAAGAGCCAGAAGGCGAACGCGTTCAGACGCGGGAACGCCACGTCGGGCGCGCCGATCTGCAGCGGGAGGACGGCGTTGGCGAAGCCTGCGAACAGCGGCGTCGCGAACATGAGCAGCATGATCGTGCCGTGCATCGTGAAGAGCTGGTTGTACTGCTCTTTCGTCGGCACGATCTGCATGCCGGGCTCGAAGAGCTCGGCACGGATGATGAGTGCCATGACGCCGCCGAGCATGAAGAACAGCACGGAGGCGATCAGGTACATGTAGCCGATCGTCTTGTGGTCGGTGGAGGTGATCCACTTGACGATGATGTTGCCCTTGCGCTCGACGTTCGAGGCGCTGAGCAGTGCGGCCTGGCGAGGCGGCATCGTGGTGGGACGGCTCTGAGTCGTCTCCTGGAGTGGGAGCGTCGTTGCCATGATCAGTCGTTGTCCTCGTCGTCGGTGGTGGTCTCGCCGGTACCGGGCAGGTTGCCGAGGCGGTCGTACTCGTCGGTGATGCTGCCCGTCTGGCCCGCATCGCGGAGCGAGTCGAGGTACTGCTCGTACTCGTCCTCGCTCACGACCTTGACGTTGAACAGCATCGCGGAGTGGTACTCGCCGCAGAGCTCGGCGCACTTGCCCGCGTAGGTTCCCTCGCGGGTCGGCGTGAACGACCAGTAGTTCTCACGCCCGATGTACATGTCCTTCTTGTAGAGGAAGTCGATGATCCAGAAGGAGTGGATGACGTCGCGCGACTGCAGCTCGATCTTCACCGACTTGTCGACGGGGAGGTACAGCGTCGGGAGCTTCGACTGATCGACGTCGCCGTTCGCCGCAGGCTGGGCCTGCACGCCCATCGTCCAGACGGCGTCCGAGCCGTCCTCGTCCTCGCCGTTGTACTGGAAGTCCCACGCCCACTGCTTGCCGATGGCCGTGATCGTGACGTCGGGGTTCTCGGTCTGCGTCTCGAGGATCGCCTGGTCGCGCGCCGTGAAGGCGAAGAAGCCGATCACGAGGATGAGCGGCACGATCGTGTAGAAGATCTCGATCGGCATGTTGTAGCGCAGCTGCACGGGAAGGCCGGTCTGGCCCTTGCGACGGCGGTACACGATCGCCGCCCAGCCCATGAGACCCCACGTCACGATGCCCACGACGAGCAGGACGATCCAGGAGTTGACCCACAGGCCCGCGACCATGTCGGTGTGGTTCGTCGCCGGCTTCGCGTTCGGGTCTTCGAAGCCCGGAAGGAACCCGTGGAGCTCCGTCGAGCTGCATCCGGCCAGGACGGCTACCGCTGCGATCCCGACGGGTACCAGGGCCCAGCGGAGACGACGT
This genomic interval from Microbacterium sp. 4R-513 contains the following:
- the coxB gene encoding cytochrome c oxidase subunit II codes for the protein MPSKRRLRWALVPVGIAAVAVLAGCSSTELHGFLPGFEDPNAKPATNHTDMVAGLWVNSWIVLLVVGIVTWGLMGWAAIVYRRRKGQTGLPVQLRYNMPIEIFYTIVPLILVIGFFAFTARDQAILETQTENPDVTITAIGKQWAWDFQYNGEDEDGSDAVWTMGVQAQPAANGDVDQSKLPTLYLPVDKSVKIELQSRDVIHSFWIIDFLYKKDMYIGRENYWSFTPTREGTYAGKCAELCGEYHSAMLFNVKVVSEDEYEQYLDSLRDAGQTGSITDEYDRLGNLPGTGETTTDDEDND
- a CDS encoding cytochrome c oxidase subunit 4, which encodes MRTNVGLWWLLSGFFLLMAVVYSTWSIIAHPDAPEWYHRIEWVGSVALLFTSFMGALIAFYIGRVHRAQRGELPEDVLTADIDDGDPELGEFSPWSWWPIVLAFAAALGILGLAVGVWLFPIGLAVFVVAIVGWVYEYYRGHFAR
- the ctaD gene encoding cytochrome c oxidase subunit I, yielding MATTLPLQETTQSRPTTMPPRQAALLSASNVERKGNIIVKWITSTDHKTIGYMYLIASVLFFMLGGVMALIIRAELFEPGMQIVPTKEQYNQLFTMHGTIMLLMFATPLFAGFANAVLPLQIGAPDVAFPRLNAFAFWLFLFGSTIAVAGFLTPQGAAAFGWFAYQPLANASFSPGIGGNLWMLGLGMSGFGTILGAVNFVTTIITMRAPGMTMWRMPIFSWNTLITSILVLMAFPVLAAAILAAAADRVLGAHIYDPANGGVLLWQHLFWFFGHPEVYIIALPFFGIVSEVFPVFSRKPIFGYKTLVYATIAIAALSVAVWAHHMYVTGAVLLPFFALMTMLIAVPTGVKIFNWIGTMWRGSVTFETPMIFALGFLVSFVFGGLTGVILASPPLDFHLSDSYFVVAHFHYVVFGTVVFAMFSGFYFWWPKWTGRMLNERLGYVHFWMLFIGFHMTFLIQHWLGVDGMVRRYADYSEQDGFTWQNQVSTIGAVILGASMIPFLFNVWITARKAPKVTVNDPWGYGASLEWATSCPPPRHNFTSIPRIRSERPAFDLNHPEAGIPVGVGPAKDAPDAPVVDTAQGEVK